The stretch of DNA AATGGCCTTGTTACAAGGCATTTACCTAAACCCCAGATATGCAGCGACAGCAAGAAACACCAAGCCACCGACAACGCGCACAACCCAAGGATGCTTAATGAACTCAGCCGCTACCGTGAAAGCAGTGCCGACTCCAGGGCCAGTGGAAATATATGAATTGGTTACATCTTTCCCGCATTCATTTATTTCGTAGTCACTATATCCATGCCCTGCACTTATTAGAACAACGCTAGAGCTTGTACGATTAAACTCTTGAACCTCTTTGTAGCTTTCATCTTGTACAATTTTAAGTTCATCTTCATGCGTTTTTTCTGTTTCATTGATCTTAATCTGCGTGATTTCATTTGGCGGAAATATATTTCCATCGTAATAGATGGGTTTACCGAGCCTATATGGTTTAACAAACTTTTGCTTAAGGTCGGAAACTGACAGATCTTTGAATATGCAAAGCCAGCCATCTGAACTTTTCGTTTTTATCGTTACGTGAAGATAGCTCATTCTTGACTTGCCTTGTAACGCCCCAAGCAGGGGCATATTTTGCGTTTTGAGCGCAGCGAAGCAAAATATGTCCCCCTGCCTTGGATTGTTAAGTGCTTGTTTGGGACTGCCATAATCTTAAATCTGATATAAGCGGCTTTAAGCAAGTTTGGTCGGTTGTAAAGGAAAAGCTAAGCTCTTGCTCGGCTTGGTACAACACTCCACTAACGACAATTTTACCTGTAGAAATGGCCGAGAACTTCAAATGCCAATGATCATATTCGGGCTTCAGGATTGCTTCACCCTTAAGCTCGGCGTCAAGGCGCTCAAGACCAGCGACGAACTGCGACATTGGCCATGGGCCAAAGGTGCAAAACACGCGCGCCGAGAAGCCCGATGAGTTCACGTATATAGTTGCACCATAACCCGAGCCATCA from Marinimicrobium koreense encodes:
- a CDS encoding WapI family immunity protein translates to MLSDMNIRLQTNVENSVLEFLAAESYGDGSGYGATIYVNSSGFSARVFCTFGPWPMSQFVAGLERLDAELKGEAILKPEYDHWHLKFSAISTGKIVVSGVLYQAEQELSFSFTTDQTCLKPLISDLRLWQSQTST